The stretch of DNA cactggagtaatatgatcaaattttggggttctagtcagaattctagcagccgtatttagcactaactgaagtttatttagtgctttatccgggtagccggaaagtagagcattgcagtagtctaacctagaaaagcatggattcatttttctgcgtaatttttggacagaaagtttctgatttttgcaatgttacgtagatggaaaaaggcgtccttgaaatggtcttgataggTTCTTCAATATGTTCTTCGATATGTTcttcagggtccagagtaacgccgaggtccttcacagtattatttgagacgactgtacaaccattaagattaattgtcagattcaacagaagatctctttgtttcttgggacctagaacaagcatctctgttttgtccgagtttaaaagtagaaagttcgCAGCCATCCActcttccttatgtctgaaacacatgcttctagccagggcaattttggggcttcaccatgtttcattgaaatgtacagctgtgtgtcatccgcatagcagtgaaagttaacattatgttttcgaatgatatccaagaggtcaaatatatagtgaaaacaatagtggtcctaaaacggaaccttgaggaacaccgaaatttacagttgattgtcagaggacaaactgatatctttccaacagataagatctaaaccaggccagaacttgtccgtgtagaccaatttgggtttccaatctccccaaaagaatgtggtgatcgatggtatcaaaagcagaactaaggtctaggagcacgaggacagatgcagagcctcggtccgatgccattaaaatgtaatttaccaccttcacaagtgccgtctcagtgctatgatggggtctaaaaccagactgaagcatttcgtatacattgtcttcaggaaggcagtgagttgcagccttttctaaaatttttgagaggaatggaagattcgatataggccgatagttttttatattttctgggtcaaggtttgactttttcaagagaggctttattactgccacttttagtgagtttggtacacatccggtggatagagagccgtttattatgttcaacataggagggccaagcacaggaagcagctctttcaatagtttagttggaatagagtccagtatgcagcttgaaggtttagaggccatgattattttcatcattgtgtcaagagatatagtactaaaacacttgagcatctcttgatcctaggtcctggcagagatgtgcagactcaggacaactgagctgaCCATCGGAGGAGAGACACAAGAAAGTCTGCCCTTAGTCCAAGGCTATGCcatttctctcttttcattggttCAAATTACAACTATGTCAAGGAACTATAAACTCGTAAATAATTATCAGTTACTCAATTTACCAGTCGTGTTCCATACTATAGTAGACaaattaaagaaccctttatctaaAGAGGTCACGTGTTTAGTGAAAAACTCAAATTCTAATATTCTATATGTGTGTATCCCTTTAAGATATCTTGTCGCTGGGCTGTACAAATGAAATCTCCTCAAACCCAAACGTTTACTACAAACAAAGcctaataattataataattatattgTACTCAATCAAATAATTAGTTTTAAAATTCCTTAATGGAAATGTCTAGACCCGAGAGATCTCAACGAAGCAATCAAGAGAGAGCATTTCAAGTTGCCAAACAGAGAAGCGATAATATCGCAGTTTGCTGGAGCGAAGTGGGACAGTAAGCTTGATGCCTCATCAGGATTCTGCCAAATGAAGTTAGATGATGCAAGCTCAGGGCTAtgcacattcaacacacctgaggGCAGGTACAGATTTCTTAGTCTACCATATGGGATTCTCTCAGCGCCAGAGGTCTACCATAAGACAATCTACATGATCTTCGAGCACATTCCAGGGGTGGAGACTATGATGGATGACATCGTATGGGGGTCCACAAAAGAACATGATGTGAGAGTGAGACAAGTGCTGGACCTGACACGGAAagtaaaactaaaactaaacaaGGACAAATGCGAGTTGTGTGAAAACACTTACCTTTGTgggtgttacgaatcccttttggcccgacagtctagggggggatggtaatgagacccgtaacataactcatgcaaattattattgtgacaaagtaaaagtgtgaacgaaataaccacgacaacagaaatctaccgtcaaactccaggtttatttataaacacacggtaatgggggggggggggggggggggcaggaaaaggggctgagctggacccaaggaaagaaacaataaatatacaaaaacacccctaagctagactagcctactttaacagctaactaactaaccaaaaatacagtgggtatGCCCATGGGTGACTTGTCTTggtatcccccttttcccaccagcaacaaacaaacaccataaccaaaaacaatactcacaggtgatgacaaagtgctatggaggtgctcaaacaaaagagaggttaagacacaaagcgagcgtgaaacacagagacctacagacatggcatttacagagagattgagctctagagcaaacaaatgatggggtttttaaaccatggggaaggaactgtgatagggtaggaaataggaggaggtgtgtcttctgattgatgattgattgttgactgattggggagtgatgattttcacctgtgagggaagaaggagagaaaattaacacacacacaggatacacacacacacaggataactgtatccgtaacactccCACCCTTAAAAGAGCAACCCTAGGGGTTGCGACTACAGTATTTCAATGAATACTCACAACAAAGCAACAACcttgcaaaacatacagaaatcATTTTCACACACAAGACAAATCATCTGCCAACACATTATCAGAACCCTTTTTGTGACGGATCTCCAAATTATAATTTTGTACAATCAGCGCCCAACGCATAAGGCGCTGGTTCTGGTTGTACATTCGGTGGAGAAAAACTAAGGGGTTATGGTCAGTATACACAATCACTGGTAGGGCACTGGAACCAATGTATACTTCAAAGTATTGCAGAGCCAACAAAGCAAGAGCTTCTTGTTCTATTGTCGCATAGTTTATTTGACATTTATTAAATTTACGGGAAAAATAACAAGCGGGATGATCCACTCCACTCTTGTCCTGCTGCAGTAGAACAGCACCAGCATCTCTGGCACTAGCATCTACCTCAAGTTTGAACGGTTGTTCAAAATCTGGAGCAGCAAGTACAGGTGTACTACATAAGGGTGCTTTCGCTGATTCAAAAGCTCTCTTACAATCAGGGGACCACACAAATGGTCTTGCCGGACTAAGCAAATCGGTCAATGGAGCAACTACCGCAGAGACATTTTTACAGAAGCTACGGTAGTAGCCAACCATCCCTAAAAAGCGGCGTAGCTCTCGTCTGGTGGTAGGTGCAGGGAATGCAGTTATAGCCAAGACCTTGGCATCAACAGGGCGCACCTGTCCATGGCCAACCTCTTTACCGAGATAGGTAACAGTAGCCTTCCCAAAGTCGCACTTTGCCAAGTTCAGGGTTAGAGAAGCAGCTGCCAACCGTTCACATACTACCCTTAGTGAGTCAACATGATCTGACCACTCAGACGAATAAATCACTAGGTCATCAAGGTATGCACTACAATTAGGAACGCCAGCTAATACGTAGTTAACCAGTCGTTGGAAGGTGGCTGGTGCATTTCGCATCCCAAAAGCCATGACTGAGTACTGTAGGAAGTTGTCTGGGGTCACAAAGGCAGAAATCTCAGAAGCACGTGAAGTTAACGGAACCTGCCAGTAACCTTTTAAGAGGTCTAACTTAGTTACATACTTAGCAGCACCAATAGTGTCGATACAGTCGTCCAGTCGGGGTAACAGGAACGAATCTGGCATTGTGACAGAATTTACATTTCGATAATCCGTACATAACCTGGACGTACCATCAGGTTTAGGAACTAGAATGCAAGGAGAACTCCAAGGGCTTGAACTTGTCCTAGCCAAGTCATTCTCCAACAAATATCTCACCTCATCCCTCATTATCTTCCTCTTGGAAGCGTTGATACGATATGGGTGTTGCTTGATAGGTGTAGCATTTCCAACATTAATGTCAtgttccaacacattggtgcgagTAGGAACGTCATTAAAGAGACATGGAAAACTGTGTAGTAGCCTCACAATATCATTGGCCTGTCCATCCGTTAAATGAACCAGACCGGATTGGACAGACAGCAGCCTTTGAGTTGGCAATCTAACACACTGCTGCTGAGTATTGCGCAACTCCAAGCCATCAACATCATCAATATGACAGTCCACTatcatagcagtagtagcagaggagacagcagtaccTAACTGTGTGATGGGTCGGGTGTGGTAAGCTTTCAACATGTTAATGTGACACACACGAGATTGGCGTTGTCTATCAGGAGTTTGAAGCACATAGTCAGTTTCACTTATTTTCTTTTCAATTAAATAAGGACCAGAGAAACGAGCTGACAGTGAAGATCCTGGAACAGGTAATAACACCAGTACTTGGTCACCTGGCTGTAGTGGACGAGAAACAGCCTCTTTATCATAGTGTCTTTTCATGCTCCTCTGTGAGGAAGACAGAGCTTCCTTTGCGAGAGCACAAGCTTGGTGTAGGCGCTCACGAAAGTGACTAACGTAGTCCAACAAATTCTCATCTCTGGTACACAACTCTTGGGACAAGAACTGTTCTTTAAGAACTTTCATTGGTCCTCTCACTGTGTGACCAAACACCAGTTCAGCCGGGCTGAAACCTAGGGACTCCTGCACAGTTTCACGAGCAGCAAACAAAACTAGAGGAACTCCCTCATCCCAATCTTTCTCAGATTCCAAACAATATTTACGTAGCATAGACTTCAGTGTCTGATGCCATCTTTCAAGCGCACCCTGAGACTCTGGGTGATAGGCGCTTGACACACGGTGCGTAATTGACAAGGATTTTAACACCTGCTTGAAGAGCTTGGATAGGAAATTGGTACCTTGATCGCTTTGTACCACCTAAGGTAACCCGAATGTCGTGAAGAATTTTATTAAGGCTTTACTCACTACCGGGGCTGTAATCCTTCTCAGAGGAATGGCCTCGGGGTATCTTGTAGCCATACACATTATCGTTAACATAAACTGGTTACCCGATTTTGTCTACGGCAACGGTCCGACACAATCAACCACCACATACTCGAATGGTTCACCTATGACAGGTATGGGACAAAGAGGAGCGGGAGGAATAACCTGATTTGGTTTTCCTGTtatctgacatgtgtggcatgtcCGACAGAACTGAGCCACATCTTGTTTTAAACCCGGCCAAAAGAAATGTCGAAGGATCCGATCATAAGTTTTTGTGATTCCTAAATGACCAGACCACTGGTGATCATGAGCAAGGGATAACACATTTTGTCAAAAGGCTGTAGGAATCACTATTTGGTAAACAGCATTCCAATCTCCATCCGCGTCAACATGGGATTTCCATTTACGCATGAAGAGATTACCATCAATGAAGTAAGCCACGTTCTTCTTCTTCACATCTTCCAATGAGACAACACTAGAAAAACATTTAGCAAGCTTGTTGTCAACCTTTTCGTTAGCAATCAGCTGCTCACGAGTGACTGGTAACTGTATTGCCTCAGCAATAAGTTCAACGTTCTTTGATTCTTTCCTGGGCTGTTTGTCAGAGGTGATCAGCTTCTCAGAGGTATCACACAATCCATCTTCTTGATCAACCTCTTTGAACAGAACAGTGTTCGACAAATCTACCACGTCACACTCTTGTAGTGCCTGAGCACGAGTGACAGCACAAGCGGGGAACACATGTGGATAACTCTGTGCCAGCTCATTCGAGAGAGAGTGGTCACTTTTATCCAATACTTCCAATACGGGTACTACCTTTCCTCCGGCAATATCGTTACCCATTATAAAGGTCACACCTTTCACTGGCAACATAGGAACATAGGACGTACCCCCACTCTAAATATTTAGCCACTGATTAACTCAGAGTGTACTTTCACAAAGTGCAATGGCACTGGGACAAAACCCATTTCAATACcctgcactaacacactggaACCACAGTATGTATTGTCAAATAAGGGCAACACATCAGACAATATAAATGACTGCGCCGCACCAATATCTCTAAGGATTTTAACCGGACGCTGAGACGCTTCGTCATTTGTTAGGGACACAAACCCCTCGAAAATGAATGGTTCATAACTGCGGTCGGGGACTGAGACTTTCAAACTACAGTTACCCTGAGGCACCTGTTTTGTTGCAGACCTCTCAACCGTACGAATTAGAGCAACACCTGTTGGTGGCTTGGCACGAAGAGGCATCCCTTGTTTGCGTTTAAGCAGGAAGCAATCATTAATCATATGTCCTACTTTATGACAATAGAAACAGGGACGCTCATTCTTCTGGCGTGCTTGATATACTACTGCTGGCCGACTAGGGCTAAAGGTAGGAAACTCAGTGGCTCTACTCTCAGTTTGAGCCGAAAACACACTCTTGTGCGTCAACACAAACTCGTCTGCCAACACAGACGCTTCTGCCAGGGAGGATACTTTCTGTTCGTTTTGGTAAACTACAATGCGTTCGGGTAAGCAATTTTTTAACTCTTCCAACAAGATTAACTCCCGGAGAGAGTTGAAATCAGTTACCTTGCTAGCAGCATGCCATTTATCAAACAGATTTCCCTTGTCTCTAGCAAATTCCACATAAGTCTTACCAGAAGACTTTCTATGAGACCTAAATCTCTGTCGGTATGCCTCAGGCACAAGCTCAGGCACGAAGAACAGTAGCTTTGACCACTTCATAATTCAAACTGTCCTCTAGAGGTAGCGCTGACAAAACCTCTTGGGCTTTACCAGTTAATTTACACTGAAGTAATAGACACCATACCTCTTCAGGCCATTTCAATGCTACGGCTATACGCTCAAATACACAAAAATAGGAGTCAACCTCTGACTCTCTGAACAAAGGTACTAAGGCAATCTGCCTACTAATGTCAAACGTGTTTGAGGACCCAGCAGGTGAGGACGGCTCACAAACAGGCACAGTAGGAACGAAGGCtagccttgctgtctctgcctccagTTCCATCTGGCGCATTTTGAACTCCAACTGCCTTTGTTCTCTGTCTGCCTCAATTTTACACATCTCCAAATGCCGTTGTTCTCGTTCTTTTTCTGCCTCAATTTTACACATCTCCAACTGGAGAGTCTCTCGCCTAATTTGGGCTCTCTTCCACCTCCAGTTGGAACTGTGCTAAACGGACATCCCTCCTGGCATCACCATTTGACAGTGGGGAGAGTGGATCAAAACGGGACAATGTGGCTGGTGTTTTAGCCTCTCCCTCATTATCAGACACCAATGGGCTTACAGGAGCAGCAACATCCCCTACAGGGGTAGTAGACTCAGGCAGCGGTAACACAAGCACCTGCTCTTCCAACAATACATTTAATACTAGCTGTTTAACCTCCGCCTTAACTAAACTCTGCGGAATCGATACTGAATAATGGTCAGCCAAGGTCATTAAATCAACTCTACGACATTTGTCAAAAACCTCCCACGAAGGGTTATCCAAAAAGGATTTCAAATCAAAAGTAGTCATTTTACACTACTTCTCAAGTGCCAAAGAAAATAGCAAACACTAATGCTACTTCAGTAACAGTGGGAGACGTACTTTCAGAGGACGGAGTCAAACCAGACCTGAGGAAAACATCAGCCATCAACAACATGGAGCGTCTGAAGAACAAGGACGATGAGAGACGCTTCATGGGCATGATCATCTACCTTGCAAAGTTCATACCTCAACTGTCAGCACAGTCCGCTCCACTCAGATGTCTTCTGGAACAGAAAAAGGAATGGGAATGGTCACATGAACAGGAAAACTGCTTCAAAAACCTAATGAAGACAATCACAGAAGGGCCAGTGCTCAGGTTCTATGATCCAGAGAAAAGCACAAGGATTTCTGCAGACGCGTCACAGTTTGGCCTGGGAGCAGTTCTTCTGTAACACCATGACGACACATGGCAACCTGCCGCTTATGCGTCCAGAGCCTTGACAGGCGCAGAGACAAGGTCTGCGCAAATAGAGAAAGAACTACTGGCGAGCACATACACTTGCGAAAGTTTTCACCAATACGTCTAAGGACGAAACTTCGAAGTAGAAACCGACCACAAACCTTTGGTGTCAATCATGTCTAAGCCACTGAATGATTGTCCAATGAGAATCCAGAGAATGTTGATCAGACTGCAAAAGTATGATGTGAAGATGATCTATACACCGGGAGAGTTCATGTTCGCCGCCGACACGCTGTCTCGAGCAGTCGACACGAAGGAGAGCTTcgacacacagaaaaacactgaAATTCAGACCTACGTCGACATGATCGTAGCATCACTTCCTGTGTCTTCTGAAAGAATGGAGCAGATCAAAAGAGAGACCACAGCTGACCAAACAATGACAGAGTTGAAAGAAACAACAGAAAAACAACTGTCCATACAGGATTACTGGATGTGCAGAGCCGAGCTCACCGTTGTGGACGACATAGTGTTCAAAGGCAACAAGATTGTCATTCCCATGACACTATGCACAGAAATGCTACAGAAAATACACGAGGGCCACTTGGGTGAGGAAGAATGCAAACGACGAGCACGAGAAGTAATGTACTGGCCAAGAACCAGGAACCAGGAAATCAGCCAGACCACTGGTTCATGTGAACTGTGTTTGACCTACAGGCCAAAGCAGCAAGCACAGCCGTTAATACCTCATCCAGTACCCAACAGACCCTACTACAAAGTTGGAGTTGACCTTTTTGACTGCAGTGGCAAAAGTCACATTGTTGTTACCAACTACTACTCAAACTACCCTGAAGTAGCAACACTGCCAACTACCTCCAGCAAAGCTGCAATCACCTACCTGAAATCAGTCTTTGCAAGACATGGGGTTGTGTCTGAACTGTACTCGGACAATGGCCGCAGTTCTCAAGTTCCGAATTCCGATTCCGACGCAACACCTCCAGCCCCAACTACCCAAGGTCCAACGGATTAGCAGTGAGTTCACTCAAAATTGTCAAAGGTCTGATGAAAAAGGCACACGATGGAAAGGAGGATTTCCTAAGAAATCTGATGATCTACCGCAGCGCACCGCTGCAGAACGGACTTTCACCTGCACAAATGTTGATGGGACGTCGCATCAGAACCAACCTAACCATCCATGAGGACTTGCTAACACCCAGAGGTGCTCACAAAGTCAAACTCGTGAAGGaaaaacagaaagacagaaagacaaacaaaAACAGCGACAAAAGTTCAAGACACTTACCTGAACTGAAACCTTGAAATCATGTACGACTCCGAGACATCACTACAGGAACCTGGATGCAGCAAGGGTGTGCAGAGACAAGTTGCACCGCGATCCTATGAGATGCAAACGGAGCATGGATCACAACTGAGACGAAACAGAGTGGATCTAAGGCTTTAGCCATTCACTCAAGTGACTGAGGATCATCAGGAAGATACTGCTGAAGCGTCAAATGCCTTTAGAAATGGACAATTCAGTTAGAACACCCTGACTGACAATGAACGCTGTCCAACTATTTCAGGAAGCACTTTAGTGatcacaggcctctctcatctttttaagtgggagaacttgcacaattggagctgactaaatacttttttgccccactgtatatgttcaTTAAAAGTAGTTAAACCTACACCCCGGTTTGTCATTATATAAGGAACAAACATAACAATCCTTGACTGGCCTTTTCTTAGTAAGATAACAACAAATTGATTGTCTTTCAACCTGCCCTAAATAATGTCATAGACTTTCCTTTCTGTTGGTTATAGATTCAGTCAACATCATAAAACCCACATTGGACTGACTGTAATGGGAGGTACTGTAAACAGACAACAGATGAGTTACAGTACCTGAGAGATGAGACAAACTGAGAGCTTGTTGCTTGGAAACGGTTTGCCTCAGAGTGCACAGGATGTGCCCCAATGTTAGAGATTCAACACCTAACCTAATAAAAGGTGGTGGTGTTATTTGACTGGCCTCAGTTGTGGGGTTGTGTGTCAGACCGGGTGAACAGGACACACAGACAGTCCAACTGTCTCTTTCTTTGTCAATGGTAAGAGATGTTAAAATAGTATTACAGTATGATCAAATAAGGATATTTGATTTATTGGTGCTGTATCTGGTGTGTCGTTGACTGTGTGGTTGACTGATTCATATTGTCGTATTTTCTCTAGGCTCTCCATAGCCTGGAATACACACCTGTTCACTACTGTTCCTGCCCCAATTGAGAAGGACTTGGAATCAGCAAAAGAATTGCAGGTCCAATTAGCATTACTTCAGAAACAAGCACAGAACCCCAAATGCTGAACTAACTGTTTCAGTGAAGGTATGCATGGACGGAATCATTGAGGTGAAACAATAGTGTAACGGAGCACATTTCAGTTGGTATTTCAGTCTTGGCTCTCCGCCCCACAGATGGAGAACCACACATTCAGCATGGACCTTCTCAAGCTAGAGGGGGTTAAAGTCATCTATCAGTCCACCTACCCTGCCTTCATACTCCTCCTTATCATCTACATCTTCACAATGGTGGCCAACATCGGCCTCACAGTGCTAATCTGCATGGAAAGGAGCCTGCACCACCCCATGTACATCCTCCTTTGCAACATGTCTTTCAACGATGCTCTCAGTATCACCACCATCATACCTCGAGTGCTGTTCGACATTTTAACACCTAGAtcagacagatatattacctacaATGAGTGTTTCACCCAAGCATTTTTGGGTCACTGGTTTGGTTCAAACTTTCATACGATACTGATGATCATGGCTTTTGACAGGTATTTGGCCATCTGCAACCCTCTGCGATACGCCACCATCATGAACACCAAAATGCTGgtgaagctgtgtgtgtttgcctgggtGGTGTCCCTTGTCTTTGTGGCTGTCCTCCTGGGCCTCACCCTCCGCTTGTCACGCTGCAGGTCGGAAATCATCAACCCTTGGTGTGACAATGCCTCATTATTCAAGCTCTCCTGTGAGAGTGTGCTTATAAATAACATTTATGGACTATTTTTCACCACTATCTTCTTCATCGCCTCCATGGGGAGTGTGGCTCTGACATACATTAGAATCACCATGGTGTGTGTGAGGAGTAAGAGCAAGTCGCTAAACAGCAAAGCTCTGCACACCTGTTTCACACACCTGGCTGTATACCTCATTATGCTGATGACAGGTTTCATCATTGTCTTTCTTCATCGCTACCCTGAGTGGTCAGACCACAGGAAACTTGCATCAATTATGTTTTATGTGGTTCCTCCTGCACTGAACCCCATTATCTATGGGCTGCAGTCCAAAGACATTCGCAAACTAGTTGTAAATATCTCCCATTGCAAGAAAGTTTCACCATGAGTTTAACACACATTATATTTTTCACATACGTACAAACATGTATACATTCAATTGTATGCCAAGAGGAGAGAAACATTTACATTATTACTCATTTGTCATTTTCATCCTCAATCCACGACCTTGGTGGTTGTCAAGCACCAGTGTGGTTTACTGAGGCTAAGGGTGAATAGGAGGAACTGCTCCCTTTGTGTCCTTGACACCAAGTAGGTGAGCTCATACAGGTGTCTTGGGTTTCATATTGACAGCAGGCTGTGTTGGTGCACCATGTGGAGGACATGTGCTCACACATCCAACAGTGCCTGTACTTCCTCTATCGACTCAGGTTTTATGGAGTAAACAAGAACATAATGCTTCTCTTCTATAGAACAACCATTGGAGTCGATCCTACGCTACAGAGTTTTTACTTGGTTTGGCTTCCTGAAAGTGCAGCTCAAAGCCCAAATCCTGAGACTGACCTAGACAGCAGGGAAGCTCATAGGCATGACATATATCTGGCTAGCAGGCTTTAATAATGTAGAACTGCCAACGAGTGACAACCTTTACATGGCATaacattttttgtgtgtgtggggaggggggtgtaAGATGATGTATTCTATGTAGTACGATTATGTATTCTATGTAGAAGCAGCAGCACTTTTTAATTGTCCACAACAAAGTATCTATCCTCTCATAATCTCCCTCTCCTCAACCCCACATCTTTA from Oncorhynchus kisutch isolate 150728-3 linkage group LG28, Okis_V2, whole genome shotgun sequence encodes:
- the LOC109873149 gene encoding olfactory receptor 146-like translates to MENHTFSMDLLKLEGVKVIYQSTYPAFILLLIIYIFTMVANIGLTVLICMERSLHHPMYILLCNMSFNDALSITTIIPRVLFDILTPRSDRYITYNECFTQAFLGHWFGSNFHTILMIMAFDRYLAICNPLRYATIMNTKMLVKLCVFAWVVSLVFVAVLLGLTLRLSRCRSEIINPWCDNASLFKLSCESVLINNIYGLFFTTIFFIASMGSVALTYIRITMVCVRSKSKSLNSKALHTCFTHLAVYLIMLMTGFIIVFLHRYPEWSDHRKLASIMFYVVPPALNPIIYGLQSKDIRKLVVNISHCKKVSP